In the genome of Vanacampus margaritifer isolate UIUO_Vmar chromosome 1, RoL_Vmar_1.0, whole genome shotgun sequence, one region contains:
- the dpm1 gene encoding dolichol-phosphate mannosyltransferase subunit 1, whose product MSARKTLQAKPKDGDKYSVLLPTYNERENLPLIVWLLVKYFEESGFKYEIIVIDDGSPDGTLEVAKLLQKIYGHDKILLRPRATKLGLGTAYIHGMKHATGNFIFIMDADLSHHPKFIPEFIAKQKEGDYDLVSGTRYRGNGGVYGWDLRRKLISRGANFLTQVLLRPGASDLTGSFRLYKKKVLESLVERCVSKGYVFQMEMIVRARQLNYTVGEVPISFVDRVYGESKLGGNEIVSFVKGLLTLFVTT is encoded by the exons ATGTCAGCCAGGAAGACTTTACAAGCAAAGCCAAAGGATGGGGATAAATATTCGGTGCTGTTGCCCACCTATAACGAAAGGGAAAATCTCCCTTTGATTGTGTGGCTTTTGGtgaaatatttcgaagaaag TGGTTTCAAATACGAGATTATCGTCATTGACGACGGAAGCCCCGATGGGACATTGGAGGTGGCAAAACTGCTCCAAAAAATATATGGCCACGACAAAATT CTTCTTCGGCCACGAGCAACGAAGTTAGGCCTGG gtACTGCATATATTCATGGCATGAAGCACGCAACGGGGAATTTCATCTTCATAATGGATGCTGATCTCTCCCATCAT ccCAAATTCATCCCAGAATTCATTGc GAAGCAGAAGGAAGGTGATTACGATTTGGTGTCAGGTACTCGATACAGAGGCAACGGAGGTGTCTACGGGTGGgacctgcgcaggaaactcatCAG CCGGGGCGCCAACTTTCTGACGCAAGTGCTGTTGAGGCCCGGTGCCTCAGACCTCACGGGAAGCTTCAG ATTGTACAAGAAGAAAGTCCTCGAGAGTCTGGTTGAGCGCTGCGTGTCCAAAGGTTACGTTTTTCAAATGGAGATGATCGTCCGAGCCAGACAGCTCAACTATACTGTTGGAGAG GTTCCCATCAGCTTCGTGGATCGAGTCTACGGCGAGTCCAAACTCGGAGGCAATGAGATTGTGTCGTTTGTGAAAGGCCTGCTCACGCTTTTTGTCACAACATGA